In one Magallana gigas chromosome 7, xbMagGiga1.1, whole genome shotgun sequence genomic region, the following are encoded:
- the LOC105317187 gene encoding G-protein coupled receptor GRL101 isoform X1, with product MWTMFLSILLMYLVHKSATSVINCKQTGKGLEYRGTISVTIYGKTCQRWDSQTPHAHIYDKDLPGNASVHENYCRNPRASDETVPWCYTTDKNIRWQYCGVPYCEVDFSKCKLTSEGLDYRGNVSRTASGRTCQRWDKQYPWTHTYTDLYGGNSVHENYCRNPKAGQEPTPWCYTTDDKVQWEHCDIPVCECRDTQKGEAYIGKTSQTVDGRQCVRWDSVDDSHPDYFNVKFLTGSKSVHENYCRNPDNKIAPWCFTELVGGSWNYCNIPFCKRSSAECLTSPKGFDYFGTENRTVDNIECQRWDTVKPHQHSFSKGFMGLAASEHENYCRNPNDDKMPWCYTVNSKIKFQYCNIPNCPERDCKITEIGINYRGKQRTTRGGILCQRWDRTYPHIPNPSISFAASSLSAQENYCRNPDSEPAPWCYTMNPTVRWQLCDVPFCFNDSYSCVFSKENCSFEQLNNNAIKWVLKAEEGKKTRVLTLAEDLPSVQSVLPSLRLPKMRFTETGSCLQMNYRSHGIRLNIRTDKQNLTSLSSSDEWKLIKVNIDYSNDTYQIIMTPTPITSSVNFAIKDVYISNTPCEDCFACLNDGSCIENGKFCDMSMDCLDNSDEKNCVLECYTENKYEGFRKKTKFLHQCADAGKCKFDSQSKGKPGCSINSEKQWEECSIPKCKSETLNCNFKSDMCNWKVAERGVKWNRHTSEIDGEEVITAKMLNSNEERRAILYSAPQLVSTDIGCLTMSYLGKDVHLQLYITQGTVYTPKTMVFERRDIDSKLFATTSIQTPTNIPYMVILVGTLKANRSGTIQIGKINYENGICADKDPCSLTQFQCEDGSCIPVGDFCNGLTNCANQEDESACKYNNNTSCLEYNSGCPKRCPAHCQCNGFIFKCSSPENVTKEVKVLDLSSNSFNVESLENFGLLIHLNLSSCLLSNLSGFAIRLNSSSLQNLDLSYNNIRNLELKAFDGLPNLLYLNISNNQITSLQMGFFRFTPKLRHLIIQNNNITEIPVSESYNRLNSSLELLDLQNNKLMTIQPSSLYWLKSVSKIVLRNNNITNTDLYFSTSMKMLYELDLSYNFIQNITDYMFNGLSSLRYLNLQNNLIAILDGFSFSTLNSLRTLNLAFNQIHTINRMAFENLVSLTKLNLTGNKLRTITPIRFVPLVKLEILDLSDNGLRNLEYGAFKGLESVKHLNIHSNKLTVSRTMFQGLCNLEWLQTDSYIICCAKPLTVDSSKCISPKDSISSCEQLINVGFLAQMIWYIALFSVVGNAYVIYYRIQEGMKSNASHGIFVLHLSVSDFLMGVYLFIIAIADLEYRNVYGFNDGEWRYSTACTIAGLLATTSSEASVIFICLITIERYIVLKHPFSAGFVKKRRVILSISFVAWLIAILFSVIPVLVYPDFYSRSTVCISLPLTPEKVSGWEYSTFLFLGFNMFIFMAIVIGQLLIFIQVKRMGKKINNDNSKREMAVLKSLSYVVLSDTFCWIPIIVIGLLASGGVNISSDVYAWVIVLVLPINSALNPFIYTFSMIFRQKKKSPRSPSVTLSGRVNGQRQSSK from the exons TCATCAACTGTAAACAAACTGGAAAAGGTCTGGAGTACAGGGGAACCATATCCGTAACTATTTACGGAAAAACTTGCCAGAGATGGGACAGCCAGACACCACATGCTCATATCTATGACAAAGATTTGCCTGGAAACGCAAGTGTCCACGAAAATTATTGTAGAAATCCTAGAGCTTCAGATGAAACAGTCCCTTGGTGTTATACAACCGATAAAAACATACGGTGGCAGTATTGTGGTGTCCCATACTGtg AAGTGGACTTTTCTAAATGTAAACTGACCAGTGAGGGCTTAGACTACAGAGGCAACGTTTCAAGAACAGCCTCAGGTAGAACGTGTCAGCGCTGGGACAAGCAATACCCTTGGACCCACACCTACACTGATTTGTATGGAGGCAACAGTGTGCATGAAAACTACTGTAGAAATCCGAAGGCTGGACAGGAACCGACCCCTTGGTGTTACACAACAGACGACAAAGTCCAATGGGAGCACTGTGATATTCCAGTTTgtg AATGTAGAGATACCCAAAAAGGAGAGGCATACATTGGGAAAACATCTCAAACAGTCGATGGACGCCAGTGTGTGAGATGGGACAGCGTAGACGATTCACATCCAGATTATTTTAATGTCAAGTTTCTGACAGGAAGCAAAAGTGTTCATGAAAATTATTGTAGGAATCCAGACAATAAAATAGCACCCTGGTGCTTTACGGAATTGGTTGGTGGATCCTGGAATTATTGTAACATTCCCTTTTGTAAAAGGA GTAGTGCAGAATGTCTAACAAGTCCAAAGGGATTTGATTATTTTGGAACCGAGAATAGAACTGTCGATAATATAGAATGCCAACGCTGGGATACAGTGAAACCACATCAACATAGTTTCTCGAAAGGATTTATGGGACTCGCTGCCTCAGAACATGAAAACTACTGTAGGAATCCTAATGACGATAAAATGCCCTGGTGCTACACCGTTAATAGCAAAATAAAGTTTCAGTACTGCAACATTCCAAATTGTCCGGAAC GTGACTGTAAGATCACGGAAATTGGTATAAACTATAGAGGAAAACAGCGAACGACTCGAGGCGGGATTCTGTGTCAACGTTGGGACAGGACTTATCCCCACATACCTAACCCATCAATCAGTTTTGCAGCATCATCACTCTCCGCGCAGGAAAACTATTGTAGAAACCCGGATAGTGAACCAGCCCCGTGGTGCTACACAATGAACCCCACTGTACGGTGGCAGCTTTGTGATGTTCCGTTTTGTTTTAATG atTCCTATTCCTGTGTATTTTCCAAAGAAAACTGTTCATTTGAACAACTAAATAATAACGCAATTAAGTGGGTTCTTAAGGCAGAAGAAGGGA AAAAAACACGAGTTTTAACACTCGCAGAGGATTTGCCATCTGTACAGTCAGTATTACCTTCATTGAGATTACCCAAAATGCGATTCACAGAAACCGGGAGTTGTTTACAAATGAATTACCGCAGCCATGGAATACGTCTGAATATAAGGACGGATAAACAGAACTTGACTAGTCTTTCTAGCAGCGATGAGTGGAAGCTCATTAAAGTTAACATTGACTACTCAAATGATACTTATCAG ATAATTATGACACCAACTCCAATCACTTCATCAGTGAACTTTGCCATAAAGGATGTATATATTAGTAATACACCATGTGAAG ATTGCTTTGCTTGCTTGAATGATGGATCTTGCATTGAGAATGGAAAATTTTGTGATATGAGTATGGACTGTCTCGATAACAGTGACGAAAAGAACTGTG taCTGGAGTGCTATACTGAAAACAAATATGAAGGGTTTAGAAAGAAAACTAAGTTCCTTCACCAATGCGCTGATGCCGGCAAGTGTAAATTTGACTCCCAAAGCAAAGGAAAACCAGGTTGCTCCATTAATTCTGAAAAGCAATGGGAAGAATGCAGCATTCCAAAATGTA AATCAGAAACtttaaattgcaattttaaaagcgaTATGTGCAATTGGAAAGTTGCAGAACGTGGAGTAAAATGGAATCGGCACACATCTGAAATAGATG GCGAAGAAGTTATTACCGCGAAAATGTTAAATAGCAATGAGGAAAGAAGAGCTATTTTATATAGTGCACCACAGCTTGTATCAACTGACATTGGTTGTTTAACAATGTCTTACCTAGGAAAGGATGTCCACTTACAACTCTATATAACTCAAGGCACCGTATATACACCAAAAACAATGGTCTTTGAACGACGGGATATTGATTCCAAACTTTTTGCTACAACAAGCATTCAGACACCAACAAATATTCCGTATATG gttatcTTGGTTGGAACTCTCAAGGCAAACCGATCAGGTACTATCCAgattggaaaaataaattatgaaaatggtATTTGCGCAG ACAAAGACCCATGTAGCTTAACACAGTTTCAATGTGAAGATGGCAGTTGCATTCCTGTTGGTGACTTTTGTAATGGATTAACTAACTGTGCAAACCAAGAAGATGAATCGGCATGTAAATACAACAACAACACATCATGTTTAGAGTACAACAGTGGTTGTCCAAAACGTTGTCCTGCTCACTGTCAGTGCAATGgattcatttttaaatgcagTTCCCCGGAAAATGTAACAAAAGAAGTCAAGGTTCTTGACTTGAGCTCGAACTCTTTTAATGTGGAAAGCCTTGAAAATTTTGGCTTGCTCATACACTTAAATCTTTCAAGTTGTCTTCTATCTAATTTATCAGGTTTTGCAATACGATTAAATTCGTCGAGCCTTCAAAATTTGGATCTGTCTTACAACAATATTCGTAATCTAGAATTGAAAGCATTTGATGGATTGCCAAACTTACTATACTTAAATATCTCAAACAATCAAATCACAAGTCTTCAAATGGGTTTCTTTCGGTTCACCCCAAAGTTGAGACAtttgattatacaaaataataacaTAACAGAAATTCCAGTTTCGGAAAGTTACAATCGACTAAATTCAAGTCTTGAGTTGTTAGATTTACAGAACAACAAATTGATGACTATTCAACCCAGTTCGCTTTATTGGCTAAAGTCTGTATCAAAAATAGTTTTGCGCAACAACAATATCACAAATACCGACCTCTATTTTTCAACatcaatgaaaatgttatatgaatTAGATCTAAgttataattttattcaaaacattacTGACTATATGTTCAATGGTTTAAGCAGTTTAAGATATCTTAACTTACAAAATAACCTAATTGCAATATTAGATggattttcattttcaacacTAAACTCTTTGCGTACATTGAATCTTGCTTTTAATCAGATACATACCATAAATAGAATGGCATTTGAAAATCTAGTTTCGcttacaaaattaaatctaacTGGTAACAAATTAAGAACAATAACTCCAATAAGATTTGTTCCCTTAGTAAAACTTGAGATTTTAGATTTGTCGGATAACGGTTTGCGAAACTTGGAGTACGGTGCCTTTAAAGGACTGGAGTCAGTAAAACATCTAAACATACACAGCAACAAACTAACCGTTTCCAGGACCATGTTCCAAGGCCTCTGTAATCTCGAATGGTTGCAAACAGATTCTTATATCATTTGTTGCGCCAAACCATTAACCGTTGATTCATCGAAGTGCATATCGCCAAAGGATAGTATTTCGTCTTGTGAACAATTGATAAATGTTGGATTTCTTGCGCAGATGATATGGTATATTGCTCTATTCTCTGTGGTTGGAAATGCATATGTTATATACTATCGTATTCAGGAAGGAATGAAAAGCAACGCTTCACATGGGATCTTTGTCCTGCATCTAAGtgtttcagattttttaatGGGTGTGTATCTGTTCATCATAGCCATTGCCGATCTGGAGTATCGAAACGTCTATGGATTTAACGATGGTGAATGGAGATACAGCACAGCCTGTACCATAGCAGGATTGCTGGCTACAACATCTAGTGAAGCATCAGTGATTTTTATATGTCTCATAACCATTGAAAGATACATCGTTTTAAAGCATCCATTTTCTGCGGGATTTGTGAAAAAAAGACGAGTGATTCTTTCTATTTCATTCGTTGCTTGGTTGATTGCTATTTTGTTTTCCGTAATACCCGTATTAGTGTACCCCGACTTCTACAGCAGATCCACAGTGTGCATATCATTACCTTTAACACCAGAAAAAGTGTCTGGTTGGGAATATTCAACCTTTTTGTTCCTCGGATtcaacatgtttatttttatggctATTGTGATTGGGCAATTGCTGATCTTTATACAGGTCAAACGAAtgggaaagaaaataaataacgACAATTCAAAACGGGAAATGGCAGTTTTGAAATCTCTGTCGTATGTTGTTCTGTCAGACACATTTTGCTGGATTCCCATTATAGTTATAG GACTTCTAGCAAGCGGAGGAGTGAATATTTCGTCGGACGTGTATGCCTGGGTTATTGTTCTCGTTCTACCAATCAACTCAGCACTAAATCCATTCATATATACGTTCAGCATGATCTTCAGACAG
- the LOC105317187 gene encoding G-protein coupled receptor GRL101 isoform X2, which translates to MWTMFLSILLMYLVHKSATSEVDFSKCKLTSEGLDYRGNVSRTASGRTCQRWDKQYPWTHTYTDLYGGNSVHENYCRNPKAGQEPTPWCYTTDDKVQWEHCDIPVCECRDTQKGEAYIGKTSQTVDGRQCVRWDSVDDSHPDYFNVKFLTGSKSVHENYCRNPDNKIAPWCFTELVGGSWNYCNIPFCKRSSAECLTSPKGFDYFGTENRTVDNIECQRWDTVKPHQHSFSKGFMGLAASEHENYCRNPNDDKMPWCYTVNSKIKFQYCNIPNCPERDCKITEIGINYRGKQRTTRGGILCQRWDRTYPHIPNPSISFAASSLSAQENYCRNPDSEPAPWCYTMNPTVRWQLCDVPFCFNDSYSCVFSKENCSFEQLNNNAIKWVLKAEEGKKTRVLTLAEDLPSVQSVLPSLRLPKMRFTETGSCLQMNYRSHGIRLNIRTDKQNLTSLSSSDEWKLIKVNIDYSNDTYQIIMTPTPITSSVNFAIKDVYISNTPCEDCFACLNDGSCIENGKFCDMSMDCLDNSDEKNCVLECYTENKYEGFRKKTKFLHQCADAGKCKFDSQSKGKPGCSINSEKQWEECSIPKCKSETLNCNFKSDMCNWKVAERGVKWNRHTSEIDGEEVITAKMLNSNEERRAILYSAPQLVSTDIGCLTMSYLGKDVHLQLYITQGTVYTPKTMVFERRDIDSKLFATTSIQTPTNIPYMVILVGTLKANRSGTIQIGKINYENGICADKDPCSLTQFQCEDGSCIPVGDFCNGLTNCANQEDESACKYNNNTSCLEYNSGCPKRCPAHCQCNGFIFKCSSPENVTKEVKVLDLSSNSFNVESLENFGLLIHLNLSSCLLSNLSGFAIRLNSSSLQNLDLSYNNIRNLELKAFDGLPNLLYLNISNNQITSLQMGFFRFTPKLRHLIIQNNNITEIPVSESYNRLNSSLELLDLQNNKLMTIQPSSLYWLKSVSKIVLRNNNITNTDLYFSTSMKMLYELDLSYNFIQNITDYMFNGLSSLRYLNLQNNLIAILDGFSFSTLNSLRTLNLAFNQIHTINRMAFENLVSLTKLNLTGNKLRTITPIRFVPLVKLEILDLSDNGLRNLEYGAFKGLESVKHLNIHSNKLTVSRTMFQGLCNLEWLQTDSYIICCAKPLTVDSSKCISPKDSISSCEQLINVGFLAQMIWYIALFSVVGNAYVIYYRIQEGMKSNASHGIFVLHLSVSDFLMGVYLFIIAIADLEYRNVYGFNDGEWRYSTACTIAGLLATTSSEASVIFICLITIERYIVLKHPFSAGFVKKRRVILSISFVAWLIAILFSVIPVLVYPDFYSRSTVCISLPLTPEKVSGWEYSTFLFLGFNMFIFMAIVIGQLLIFIQVKRMGKKINNDNSKREMAVLKSLSYVVLSDTFCWIPIIVIGLLASGGVNISSDVYAWVIVLVLPINSALNPFIYTFSMIFRQKKKSPRSPSVTLSGRVNGQRQSSK; encoded by the exons AAGTGGACTTTTCTAAATGTAAACTGACCAGTGAGGGCTTAGACTACAGAGGCAACGTTTCAAGAACAGCCTCAGGTAGAACGTGTCAGCGCTGGGACAAGCAATACCCTTGGACCCACACCTACACTGATTTGTATGGAGGCAACAGTGTGCATGAAAACTACTGTAGAAATCCGAAGGCTGGACAGGAACCGACCCCTTGGTGTTACACAACAGACGACAAAGTCCAATGGGAGCACTGTGATATTCCAGTTTgtg AATGTAGAGATACCCAAAAAGGAGAGGCATACATTGGGAAAACATCTCAAACAGTCGATGGACGCCAGTGTGTGAGATGGGACAGCGTAGACGATTCACATCCAGATTATTTTAATGTCAAGTTTCTGACAGGAAGCAAAAGTGTTCATGAAAATTATTGTAGGAATCCAGACAATAAAATAGCACCCTGGTGCTTTACGGAATTGGTTGGTGGATCCTGGAATTATTGTAACATTCCCTTTTGTAAAAGGA GTAGTGCAGAATGTCTAACAAGTCCAAAGGGATTTGATTATTTTGGAACCGAGAATAGAACTGTCGATAATATAGAATGCCAACGCTGGGATACAGTGAAACCACATCAACATAGTTTCTCGAAAGGATTTATGGGACTCGCTGCCTCAGAACATGAAAACTACTGTAGGAATCCTAATGACGATAAAATGCCCTGGTGCTACACCGTTAATAGCAAAATAAAGTTTCAGTACTGCAACATTCCAAATTGTCCGGAAC GTGACTGTAAGATCACGGAAATTGGTATAAACTATAGAGGAAAACAGCGAACGACTCGAGGCGGGATTCTGTGTCAACGTTGGGACAGGACTTATCCCCACATACCTAACCCATCAATCAGTTTTGCAGCATCATCACTCTCCGCGCAGGAAAACTATTGTAGAAACCCGGATAGTGAACCAGCCCCGTGGTGCTACACAATGAACCCCACTGTACGGTGGCAGCTTTGTGATGTTCCGTTTTGTTTTAATG atTCCTATTCCTGTGTATTTTCCAAAGAAAACTGTTCATTTGAACAACTAAATAATAACGCAATTAAGTGGGTTCTTAAGGCAGAAGAAGGGA AAAAAACACGAGTTTTAACACTCGCAGAGGATTTGCCATCTGTACAGTCAGTATTACCTTCATTGAGATTACCCAAAATGCGATTCACAGAAACCGGGAGTTGTTTACAAATGAATTACCGCAGCCATGGAATACGTCTGAATATAAGGACGGATAAACAGAACTTGACTAGTCTTTCTAGCAGCGATGAGTGGAAGCTCATTAAAGTTAACATTGACTACTCAAATGATACTTATCAG ATAATTATGACACCAACTCCAATCACTTCATCAGTGAACTTTGCCATAAAGGATGTATATATTAGTAATACACCATGTGAAG ATTGCTTTGCTTGCTTGAATGATGGATCTTGCATTGAGAATGGAAAATTTTGTGATATGAGTATGGACTGTCTCGATAACAGTGACGAAAAGAACTGTG taCTGGAGTGCTATACTGAAAACAAATATGAAGGGTTTAGAAAGAAAACTAAGTTCCTTCACCAATGCGCTGATGCCGGCAAGTGTAAATTTGACTCCCAAAGCAAAGGAAAACCAGGTTGCTCCATTAATTCTGAAAAGCAATGGGAAGAATGCAGCATTCCAAAATGTA AATCAGAAACtttaaattgcaattttaaaagcgaTATGTGCAATTGGAAAGTTGCAGAACGTGGAGTAAAATGGAATCGGCACACATCTGAAATAGATG GCGAAGAAGTTATTACCGCGAAAATGTTAAATAGCAATGAGGAAAGAAGAGCTATTTTATATAGTGCACCACAGCTTGTATCAACTGACATTGGTTGTTTAACAATGTCTTACCTAGGAAAGGATGTCCACTTACAACTCTATATAACTCAAGGCACCGTATATACACCAAAAACAATGGTCTTTGAACGACGGGATATTGATTCCAAACTTTTTGCTACAACAAGCATTCAGACACCAACAAATATTCCGTATATG gttatcTTGGTTGGAACTCTCAAGGCAAACCGATCAGGTACTATCCAgattggaaaaataaattatgaaaatggtATTTGCGCAG ACAAAGACCCATGTAGCTTAACACAGTTTCAATGTGAAGATGGCAGTTGCATTCCTGTTGGTGACTTTTGTAATGGATTAACTAACTGTGCAAACCAAGAAGATGAATCGGCATGTAAATACAACAACAACACATCATGTTTAGAGTACAACAGTGGTTGTCCAAAACGTTGTCCTGCTCACTGTCAGTGCAATGgattcatttttaaatgcagTTCCCCGGAAAATGTAACAAAAGAAGTCAAGGTTCTTGACTTGAGCTCGAACTCTTTTAATGTGGAAAGCCTTGAAAATTTTGGCTTGCTCATACACTTAAATCTTTCAAGTTGTCTTCTATCTAATTTATCAGGTTTTGCAATACGATTAAATTCGTCGAGCCTTCAAAATTTGGATCTGTCTTACAACAATATTCGTAATCTAGAATTGAAAGCATTTGATGGATTGCCAAACTTACTATACTTAAATATCTCAAACAATCAAATCACAAGTCTTCAAATGGGTTTCTTTCGGTTCACCCCAAAGTTGAGACAtttgattatacaaaataataacaTAACAGAAATTCCAGTTTCGGAAAGTTACAATCGACTAAATTCAAGTCTTGAGTTGTTAGATTTACAGAACAACAAATTGATGACTATTCAACCCAGTTCGCTTTATTGGCTAAAGTCTGTATCAAAAATAGTTTTGCGCAACAACAATATCACAAATACCGACCTCTATTTTTCAACatcaatgaaaatgttatatgaatTAGATCTAAgttataattttattcaaaacattacTGACTATATGTTCAATGGTTTAAGCAGTTTAAGATATCTTAACTTACAAAATAACCTAATTGCAATATTAGATggattttcattttcaacacTAAACTCTTTGCGTACATTGAATCTTGCTTTTAATCAGATACATACCATAAATAGAATGGCATTTGAAAATCTAGTTTCGcttacaaaattaaatctaacTGGTAACAAATTAAGAACAATAACTCCAATAAGATTTGTTCCCTTAGTAAAACTTGAGATTTTAGATTTGTCGGATAACGGTTTGCGAAACTTGGAGTACGGTGCCTTTAAAGGACTGGAGTCAGTAAAACATCTAAACATACACAGCAACAAACTAACCGTTTCCAGGACCATGTTCCAAGGCCTCTGTAATCTCGAATGGTTGCAAACAGATTCTTATATCATTTGTTGCGCCAAACCATTAACCGTTGATTCATCGAAGTGCATATCGCCAAAGGATAGTATTTCGTCTTGTGAACAATTGATAAATGTTGGATTTCTTGCGCAGATGATATGGTATATTGCTCTATTCTCTGTGGTTGGAAATGCATATGTTATATACTATCGTATTCAGGAAGGAATGAAAAGCAACGCTTCACATGGGATCTTTGTCCTGCATCTAAGtgtttcagattttttaatGGGTGTGTATCTGTTCATCATAGCCATTGCCGATCTGGAGTATCGAAACGTCTATGGATTTAACGATGGTGAATGGAGATACAGCACAGCCTGTACCATAGCAGGATTGCTGGCTACAACATCTAGTGAAGCATCAGTGATTTTTATATGTCTCATAACCATTGAAAGATACATCGTTTTAAAGCATCCATTTTCTGCGGGATTTGTGAAAAAAAGACGAGTGATTCTTTCTATTTCATTCGTTGCTTGGTTGATTGCTATTTTGTTTTCCGTAATACCCGTATTAGTGTACCCCGACTTCTACAGCAGATCCACAGTGTGCATATCATTACCTTTAACACCAGAAAAAGTGTCTGGTTGGGAATATTCAACCTTTTTGTTCCTCGGATtcaacatgtttatttttatggctATTGTGATTGGGCAATTGCTGATCTTTATACAGGTCAAACGAAtgggaaagaaaataaataacgACAATTCAAAACGGGAAATGGCAGTTTTGAAATCTCTGTCGTATGTTGTTCTGTCAGACACATTTTGCTGGATTCCCATTATAGTTATAG GACTTCTAGCAAGCGGAGGAGTGAATATTTCGTCGGACGTGTATGCCTGGGTTATTGTTCTCGTTCTACCAATCAACTCAGCACTAAATCCATTCATATATACGTTCAGCATGATCTTCAGACAG